From Sphingobacteriales bacterium, a single genomic window includes:
- a CDS encoding ribosome assembly cofactor RimP, with amino-acid sequence MDKLVQLKQTIEQELLAFFEGTNLFLVEVKVLSNGKIEVFADGLTNITIDECAQISRHIHHFMEENGLMSDNLSLDVSSPGMDEPLKVARQFQKQLGRQVDVVLKNGLKITGELQAATEKEITVQEIIKLKKTETIEEHVYGFEEIKSVKKHFNFKL; translated from the coding sequence ATGGATAAACTGGTTCAATTAAAACAAACGATCGAGCAGGAGTTATTGGCTTTTTTTGAAGGAACCAACTTGTTTTTAGTAGAAGTAAAAGTTCTTTCAAACGGTAAGATTGAAGTTTTTGCAGACGGGCTAACCAACATTACCATTGATGAATGTGCTCAGATCAGCCGGCATATCCACCATTTTATGGAAGAGAACGGACTGATGAGCGACAATTTATCACTCGATGTTTCTTCTCCCGGTATGGATGAGCCCCTGAAGGTTGCCAGGCAATTTCAAAAGCAGCTCGGCAGGCAGGTGGATGTGGTGTTGAAAAACGGATTGAAAATCACAGGGGAATTGCAGGCCGCCACAGAAAAGGAGATTACTGTACAAGAAATTATTAAACTAAAAAAAACAGAAACCATAGAAGAACATGTATATGGTTTTGAGGAAATAAAATCAGTTAAAAAACATTTCAATTTTAAACTATAA
- a CDS encoding histidine phosphatase family protein, translating into MKHLTIIRHAKSSWENPELDDMVRPLNTRGKQAIVLIGDYLKNKKIEPDLIITSPATRALQTAIGIGTVLKYKTEDLKIEQAIYFGNTTSVIRVIENTDNRLKDVFIFGHEPVLSSVIITLSGENPDKFPTGAVCRIRFDATNWKDITLKKGICEFFVNPKLLSEK; encoded by the coding sequence ATGAAACATCTGACCATCATACGGCACGCCAAATCAAGTTGGGAAAATCCGGAATTGGATGACATGGTTCGTCCGCTGAATACGCGCGGCAAACAGGCGATAGTTCTCATTGGAGATTATTTAAAAAATAAAAAGATAGAACCGGATCTGATCATCACCTCTCCGGCAACACGGGCTTTGCAAACAGCCATTGGTATAGGAACTGTTTTAAAATACAAGACTGAAGATCTAAAAATAGAGCAGGCTATTTATTTTGGGAACACAACTTCTGTTATTCGTGTTATAGAAAACACAGACAATCGTTTGAAGGATGTTTTCATATTCGGGCATGAACCCGTTTTGTCTTCCGTGATTATTACGCTGAGTGGTGAGAATCCGGATAAATTTCCCACTGGTGCCGTCTGTCGTATACGATTTGATGCAACCAACTGGAAAGACATCACCCTAAAAAAGGGGATATGTGAATTTTTTGTGAATCCTAAATTATTGTCTGAAAAATAA
- a CDS encoding exopolyphosphatase, whose protein sequence is MKFAAIDIGSNAVRLIFINVYETPAGPQFVKDAMYRVALRLGEEAFLKGKISSAKEEELLSTMKAFRHLIDIHKPVQIMACATSAMRDAKNSKEIVQKIYKKTGIQIQIISGQKEAELILSNHVEKFQLESDKNYLYIDVGGGSTELILLSKGKLVDKWSFNIGTLRMTLGKVKEKHWKELDVWVDHFKGKYQPLYGIGSGGNINTIQKHFVKRKEQDVHFDDLELTLKSLEKLTIDERILKYGFRPDRADVIVPAVKIFMHIMARLNIDTLYVPKVGLGDGMIHEMYDKMAKSKKLKK, encoded by the coding sequence ATGAAATTCGCCGCTATAGATATTGGTTCCAACGCTGTCCGATTAATTTTCATCAACGTATATGAAACACCTGCCGGGCCGCAGTTTGTGAAAGATGCCATGTATCGTGTAGCCCTGCGTCTGGGGGAAGAGGCGTTTTTAAAAGGAAAGATTTCATCCGCAAAAGAAGAGGAACTGCTTTCCACTATGAAGGCGTTCAGGCATCTGATTGACATTCATAAACCCGTACAAATTATGGCCTGTGCGACTTCCGCGATGCGCGATGCGAAAAATTCGAAAGAAATCGTACAGAAGATTTATAAAAAAACAGGCATTCAGATTCAAATCATCAGCGGGCAAAAAGAAGCGGAATTGATCTTATCGAATCATGTAGAAAAATTTCAGCTGGAGTCCGATAAGAATTACCTGTATATCGATGTGGGCGGAGGCAGTACGGAGCTGATTTTATTATCCAAAGGAAAACTGGTGGATAAGTGGTCGTTCAATATCGGTACGCTTCGTATGACACTCGGAAAGGTGAAGGAAAAACACTGGAAAGAGCTCGATGTGTGGGTGGATCATTTCAAAGGCAAATACCAGCCGCTCTATGGCATCGGTTCCGGCGGAAACATCAATACCATTCAAAAACATTTTGTAAAACGAAAAGAGCAGGATGTCCATTTTGATGACCTGGAGCTTACCTTAAAATCCCTGGAAAAACTGACAATAGACGAACGCATCTTAAAATATGGCTTTCGGCCGGACAGGGCTGATGTAATCGTTCCAGCCGTCAAGATTTTTATGCACATCATGGCACGATTAAACATTGATACGTTATATGTTCCTAAGGTTGGTTTAGGCGATGGCATGATTCATGAGATGTACGACAAAATGGCGAAAAGCAAGAAGCTGAAAAAATAG
- a CDS encoding T9SS type A sorting domain-containing protein — MVYNVIHAQNIKSSAVTTSGATMNQSNAKLSFTVGEIVVKTITDGNNSIGQGFINSSTSNVITAIKEPDLSKLQMKVYPNPSSDLIYVDISDSKVSDIQLSVYDITGKQISNAIYIAGNNHIGVNTQSWQKGEYIITIRDTHGDQLGSYKIVRL; from the coding sequence ATGGTATATAATGTTATACATGCACAGAATATAAAATCTTCAGCTGTTACCACCAGTGGCGCAACTATGAATCAAAGCAATGCAAAACTAAGTTTTACGGTGGGTGAAATTGTGGTAAAAACTATTACTGATGGTAATAATAGTATTGGGCAGGGTTTTATAAATTCAAGCACATCTAATGTTATTACAGCCATTAAAGAACCGGATCTTTCTAAACTGCAAATGAAAGTATATCCAAACCCCTCAAGTGATTTGATATACGTAGATATTTCGGACAGCAAAGTGTCAGACATACAGTTGTCAGTTTATGATATCACCGGAAAACAAATCAGTAATGCTATTTACATAGCAGGAAATAATCATATCGGAGTCAATACCCAAAGCTGGCAAAAGGGTGAGTACATTATCACCATCCGCGATACCCATGGTGATCAGTTGGGGAGTTATAAAATTGTCAGGCTGTAA
- a CDS encoding Ig-like domain-containing protein yields the protein MYRIKSRHKKRLYYSIITLLHCLIVFSCAQVVAPTGGKKDTTPPKAAKSIPDNYSINFNKKEIKVVFDEWILPLQNPKNQIIISPDMVPFPKVEAARNELTIKWKDTLQPNTTYSIFFGDNIKDNNEGNILPNFKFLFSTGSFIDSLQVKGRVQTMLDKFPENTYLLLYNERADSVFTKKRPFYITKIKSDGSFILENVKEGDYRVFALSDQNSNYYYDLPTEAIGFTDSFYHIASSLDTLSFQLFMPEVADLRIAEYDRVIKGGIFHITFNKELSFTKDEITVSIPDLKEMQPIAFQEKEKGKLTVYLPKMEKDTGSINLIIKNHDELIDSLRVKTESRKFNNPVSFFNDTTDNKSLLVIESTSLKLISSYRSLSDMDTSKLILTDTSHSKMPYMVSRAEDMQTYQIAAAWKPGMNYTLKVLDSAFSDLVGNYSKKQEFSFSAVSLKKVGNLLINYELPKISTSYIVLLKDNSDKVLDKRILRDSPAVKIDYGLLFAGTYKVEVIEDVNDNGIWNSGSFSKKTLPEKIYKESKPIIIKENWDAEETIKVDFSKITIPTSNAEEGINQNDSGTTNPQTPRQLKNNQIQGKD from the coding sequence ATGTACAGAATAAAAAGCAGACATAAAAAGCGGTTATATTACAGCATTATAACCTTGCTGCATTGTTTGATTGTTTTTTCCTGTGCTCAGGTTGTGGCACCTACAGGGGGCAAAAAAGATACCACCCCACCTAAAGCAGCCAAATCCATACCGGATAATTACAGTATCAATTTTAATAAGAAGGAGATAAAAGTGGTGTTTGATGAATGGATACTTCCATTACAGAACCCAAAAAATCAGATTATCATATCTCCGGATATGGTGCCCTTTCCGAAGGTAGAAGCGGCCAGGAACGAACTCACCATTAAATGGAAAGACACACTACAGCCCAATACCACCTACAGTATCTTTTTCGGAGATAATATAAAAGATAATAACGAGGGTAATATTCTTCCCAATTTCAAATTTTTATTTTCAACGGGCAGTTTTATTGACTCTTTGCAGGTAAAAGGCAGGGTACAAACAATGCTGGATAAATTTCCGGAAAATACCTATCTGCTGTTATATAATGAAAGAGCGGATTCTGTTTTTACAAAAAAGCGGCCGTTCTACATCACGAAGATTAAAAGTGACGGTAGTTTTATACTGGAAAATGTGAAGGAGGGTGATTACAGGGTTTTCGCACTAAGTGACCAGAACAGCAATTATTATTATGATTTGCCTACAGAAGCAATCGGTTTTACGGATAGTTTCTATCATATTGCCTCCAGTCTGGATACATTGAGTTTTCAGCTCTTTATGCCCGAAGTGGCTGATTTGCGTATAGCAGAGTATGACAGAGTGATCAAAGGCGGCATTTTTCATATTACATTTAATAAAGAACTTTCGTTTACCAAAGATGAGATTACGGTTTCAATACCGGATTTGAAAGAGATGCAACCCATTGCTTTTCAGGAGAAAGAAAAAGGAAAACTGACGGTATATCTACCTAAGATGGAGAAAGATACAGGCAGCATTAATCTGATTATTAAAAACCATGACGAGTTGATAGATTCTCTAAGGGTAAAAACAGAGAGCAGAAAATTTAATAACCCGGTTTCATTCTTTAATGATACTACCGACAATAAATCACTTTTGGTTATAGAATCAACTTCATTGAAATTGATCAGTTCCTACCGCAGTTTATCCGATATGGATACGTCAAAATTAATCCTTACAGACACATCACACTCGAAAATGCCATATATGGTTTCACGGGCAGAAGATATGCAGACGTATCAAATTGCAGCTGCCTGGAAACCGGGTATGAACTATACTCTTAAAGTTTTGGATTCAGCCTTTTCAGATTTAGTAGGAAATTACTCCAAAAAACAGGAATTTTCATTTTCAGCGGTATCACTAAAAAAAGTTGGTAATCTATTGATTAACTATGAGTTACCAAAAATTTCGACCAGTTATATCGTGTTATTAAAAGATAATTCGGATAAAGTATTGGATAAGCGAATTCTACGCGATTCTCCGGCGGTTAAAATTGACTATGGGTTGCTCTTTGCCGGCACCTACAAAGTGGAGGTGATAGAAGATGTCAACGACAACGGAATATGGAATTCCGGCAGTTTCTCCAAAAAAACATTACCTGAGAAAATATATAAAGAATCAAAGCCTATTATCATCAAAGAAAACTGGGATGCTGAGGAAACCATAAAAGTAGATTTCTCGAAGATTACCATCCCCACTTCTAATGCGGAGGAAGGAATCAATCAAAATGATTCAGGTACTACAAATCCACAAACCCCTCGTCAATTAAAGAATAACCAGATTCAAGGCAAAGATTAA
- a CDS encoding VTT domain-containing protein — MELIHFLLELLTHTKEVLLQLFQQYGPYIYAILFLIIFVETGLVIMPFLPGDSLLFTAGLLCAQTSGLNIYVLIPLLIIAAVLGDNVNYFVGKYFSEHVLNWKFKGKPLVNPEWIEEVHRYFEKHGTKTIIIARFMPIVRTVTPFVSGVGRMTYKTFLPFDILGGFIWVTSVSLAGYFLGNIPFVEKNLEKFILGIVFLSILPLIIKTIQLKLKK; from the coding sequence ATGGAATTGATTCATTTTTTACTAGAACTGCTGACACATACAAAAGAAGTGTTGCTGCAACTGTTTCAACAATATGGACCGTATATTTATGCTATTTTATTTCTTATCATTTTTGTGGAGACAGGGCTGGTCATCATGCCATTTCTTCCCGGAGACTCACTCCTGTTTACGGCCGGCTTATTGTGTGCACAAACATCCGGTCTGAATATTTATGTACTAATACCGTTACTGATAATAGCGGCTGTCTTGGGGGATAATGTCAATTATTTTGTGGGTAAATATTTCAGTGAACATGTGCTGAACTGGAAGTTTAAAGGCAAGCCGCTGGTCAATCCGGAATGGATTGAAGAAGTGCACCGCTATTTTGAAAAACATGGCACCAAAACCATCATCATTGCCCGTTTTATGCCTATTGTCCGAACGGTTACACCCTTCGTATCCGGAGTGGGAAGAATGACATATAAGACGTTTTTACCCTTCGATATTTTGGGTGGGTTCATTTGGGTAACATCCGTTTCCCTGGCCGGGTATTTCCTGGGAAATATTCCTTTTGTAGAAAAAAACCTGGAGAAATTCATATTGGGTATCGTCTTCCTTTCCATTTTGCCTCTTATTATTAAAACCATCCAGTTAAAATTAAAAAAATAA
- the ppk1 gene encoding polyphosphate kinase 1, protein MANHPIINRELSWLSFNERVLQEAEDKTVPLIERLKFLGIFSNNLDEFFRVRVATIARLIDFQKQAKQDLGLNPAKLLDEIQDKIELLQKRFNQTFQVIQKELEKEKILIINEKQLDKEQGLFVKKYFQERVRLEIFPIMIDKMKAFPVLQDSSIYLAVRIYKTKKEPIYSLIEVPSHSISRFVVLPPRKDKQYILFLDDVIRFNLKDVFQIYDFDKIDAYTIKFTRDAELDIDNDISTTFLESVEKSLEKRKKGEAIRFIYDAEMPKDFLNFLVKKMNLDKETHVVGSVRYHNFKDFIRFPDLGRTDLLNPAQTHIAHPDLHKTRSILAKMKEKDILLHFPYHSFDYFLDLLREAAIDPNVSHIRVTLYRVSSNSHVIKSLITALHNGKDVTVFIELRARFDEEANIEWANKLRDAGARVITGIAGLKVHSKLCLITRREKGKKIYYACIGTGNLHEKTARIYTDLMVLTSNQVITKEARQVFTFFDKNYSVPKINKLLIAPFNLRSKLTHLINKEIKHAREGKKAEVFFKLNNLVDEDMINKLYNASKAGVKVKLIIRGICSLIPNIPGISENIEAISIVDKFLEHSRVFIFHNDGKPEYYFGSADLMTRNLDFRIEIVTPVLDDKLQKLIQQTMTIQWNDTVKARVFNKEQNNVRKLKTLSATAVRSQDVTYNFWKEYAGKKKSK, encoded by the coding sequence ATGGCAAACCATCCAATCATCAACAGGGAATTAAGCTGGCTCTCCTTTAACGAGCGCGTATTGCAGGAAGCGGAAGATAAGACTGTTCCGCTCATTGAACGGCTTAAGTTTCTCGGCATCTTTTCGAACAACCTGGATGAGTTCTTCCGTGTGCGCGTCGCGACCATCGCCCGCCTGATAGATTTTCAAAAACAAGCCAAACAAGATCTGGGTTTAAATCCGGCAAAGCTGCTCGATGAGATTCAGGATAAAATTGAGCTGCTGCAAAAAAGATTCAATCAAACTTTTCAGGTTATCCAGAAAGAGCTGGAGAAGGAAAAGATTCTCATCATTAATGAAAAACAATTGGATAAGGAGCAGGGTTTGTTTGTCAAAAAATATTTTCAGGAAAGAGTCCGGCTGGAAATTTTTCCCATCATGATAGACAAGATGAAAGCATTCCCCGTTCTGCAGGATTCGTCCATTTATCTGGCTGTCCGGATTTATAAAACCAAAAAGGAACCCATCTACTCTTTGATTGAAGTGCCGTCGCACAGCATATCCCGTTTTGTCGTGTTACCCCCGAGAAAAGACAAACAATACATCTTATTTCTGGATGATGTCATTCGTTTCAACCTAAAAGATGTTTTTCAGATTTATGATTTTGACAAGATTGACGCCTATACCATCAAATTTACCCGGGATGCGGAGCTGGATATCGACAACGATATTTCCACCACTTTCCTGGAGTCCGTAGAAAAAAGTTTAGAGAAGCGTAAGAAAGGAGAAGCTATACGCTTCATCTATGACGCTGAAATGCCAAAAGACTTTTTAAACTTTTTGGTGAAAAAGATGAACCTGGACAAGGAAACCCATGTCGTTGGCAGTGTCCGTTATCACAACTTTAAGGACTTCATCCGCTTTCCGGATTTAGGAAGGACTGATTTATTAAACCCGGCTCAAACACATATTGCCCACCCGGATCTGCATAAGACAAGAAGCATCCTTGCCAAAATGAAAGAGAAAGACATTCTCCTTCATTTTCCGTATCATTCGTTTGATTATTTTCTGGACCTGTTGCGCGAAGCGGCCATCGACCCGAATGTGTCGCACATAAGGGTTACGCTGTACCGTGTATCTTCCAATTCTCATGTGATTAAATCGTTGATCACGGCCCTGCACAATGGCAAAGACGTGACGGTATTTATTGAGCTGCGCGCCCGTTTTGATGAAGAAGCGAATATCGAGTGGGCGAATAAATTAAGAGATGCCGGTGCACGTGTCATAACAGGTATTGCGGGACTGAAGGTGCATTCCAAATTGTGTTTAATAACACGCCGCGAGAAAGGTAAGAAAATATATTACGCCTGCATCGGCACCGGAAACCTGCACGAAAAAACGGCCCGCATATACACCGACCTGATGGTGCTGACCAGCAACCAGGTTATCACCAAAGAAGCCCGGCAGGTGTTCACATTTTTTGATAAAAACTATTCGGTACCCAAAATCAACAAACTGCTGATAGCGCCATTTAATCTGCGTAGCAAACTGACGCATCTCATCAACAAGGAAATCAAGCACGCCCGAGAAGGAAAGAAGGCGGAGGTTTTTTTCAAGCTGAACAACCTGGTGGATGAAGATATGATTAACAAGCTCTACAATGCCAGCAAGGCCGGCGTAAAGGTAAAGCTGATTATCCGAGGCATCTGTTCGCTGATTCCGAACATTCCGGGTATCAGCGAAAACATAGAGGCTATCAGTATCGTAGATAAATTTCTGGAACATTCGCGTGTTTTTATTTTTCACAATGACGGAAAGCCGGAATACTATTTTGGTTCCGCCGATTTAATGACGCGCAACTTAGATTTCAGGATTGAAATCGTCACACCCGTGTTGGATGATAAATTGCAAAAACTGATACAGCAAACCATGACCATTCAATGGAATGATACTGTGAAAGCGAGGGTGTTCAACAAAGAACAGAACAATGTGCGTAAACTAAAAACGCTGAGTGCTACGGCAGTCCGCAGCCAGGATGTGACCTATAACTTCTGGAAGGAATATGCGGGGAAGAAAAAGAGCAAATAA
- a CDS encoding T9SS type A sorting domain-containing protein, whose product MKKTLLFLMLSTLFIPDIEAHNPTDSVLLNKYWNFRERFSSRFVRIGDRPGFSMPIEQYLYSDCRQDWIWWNYPPQYIQDGFGILSPGGDQTCNLGHYIGWLSTEYALLSQNNQPTDSVVRELYFALKAYYRLERSANEIFRNPNYFGYFLRQDAPNDLHLAFQDASVSPGKKPVCTISEEVQRQYSKDSLVTNFTSQDQVVHLMYGMALAKRYIPSALMYNGESILALAVEASRRMIFRFYTDAWDLKNPRGQSVGNERGGQAQPWAYAFDKTWAYINPQGKTFGDYTFNIVDAILKGIYDCCGHLGGITHFYNRRLFISLASTSNTKTITYNFDYTMQDGLWIYPVTQGLLYNLRLDSNRELRLMDTLYAALTQAPDSGTCININNGNPDCVQSPAGWRGQNRWFGNIATRDTITDTNNHPADHYGLDYLLAYNLYRLYTNPSGYRNTHISFPTFSKPYSTNKTTDVQIYPNPAENELKIQYYLTVPKTITMKLYDITGRLVKNITDNNIMTYGHHETVADLSGLSANTYLLMIQLDGEVIRKKIVKY is encoded by the coding sequence ATGAAAAAGACACTGCTCTTCTTAATGTTGTCTACTTTATTCATTCCAGACATTGAGGCACACAACCCAACGGATTCGGTACTTCTAAACAAGTATTGGAATTTTAGGGAACGTTTTTCCAGTCGGTTTGTACGTATCGGAGACCGCCCGGGATTCAGCATGCCGATTGAACAATATCTTTACAGTGATTGCCGGCAAGATTGGATTTGGTGGAATTATCCTCCTCAATATATACAAGACGGATTTGGTATTTTATCGCCGGGCGGTGACCAGACATGCAACCTCGGGCATTATATTGGCTGGCTATCCACAGAATATGCATTGCTCAGCCAGAATAATCAACCAACCGACTCGGTAGTTCGTGAATTGTACTTTGCATTGAAAGCCTATTACCGGCTGGAGCGCAGCGCCAATGAAATCTTTCGAAACCCCAATTATTTCGGCTATTTTCTGCGTCAGGATGCACCAAATGACCTGCACCTTGCATTTCAGGACGCTTCGGTTTCTCCTGGCAAAAAACCCGTTTGCACCATCAGTGAAGAAGTGCAGCGGCAGTATAGCAAGGATTCGTTGGTGACTAATTTCACCTCTCAGGACCAGGTCGTACATCTGATGTATGGCATGGCATTGGCTAAACGCTATATCCCCTCCGCATTGATGTATAACGGCGAAAGTATTCTGGCATTAGCGGTCGAAGCCTCCCGAAGAATGATTTTCCGCTTTTATACAGATGCCTGGGATTTGAAGAATCCGCGGGGACAAAGTGTCGGCAATGAGCGAGGCGGACAGGCGCAGCCATGGGCATATGCATTCGATAAAACATGGGCGTACATTAATCCTCAGGGAAAAACATTCGGCGACTATACTTTTAATATTGTTGATGCAATACTGAAAGGGATTTATGATTGCTGCGGACACCTGGGTGGTATAACCCATTTTTATAACCGGCGGCTATTTATCTCTCTGGCGTCTACCAGCAATACAAAAACCATCACCTATAACTTTGATTATACCATGCAGGATGGGCTGTGGATTTATCCTGTAACACAGGGATTGTTGTATAACCTTCGATTAGACAGTAACCGGGAATTGAGATTGATGGATACACTGTATGCTGCCCTGACACAGGCTCCGGACAGCGGGACCTGCATCAATATCAATAACGGAAATCCGGATTGTGTCCAATCTCCGGCTGGCTGGCGCGGACAAAACAGGTGGTTTGGAAATATTGCCACCAGGGATACCATAACCGATACCAATAATCATCCTGCAGACCATTACGGATTGGATTATTTGCTGGCTTATAATTTATACCGTCTGTACACCAATCCTTCAGGCTATCGCAATACACATATCTCCTTTCCAACATTCAGCAAGCCTTATTCCACAAATAAAACGACAGATGTACAGATTTATCCAAATCCTGCTGAAAACGAATTGAAAATTCAATACTACCTGACTGTTCCTAAAACCATAACAATGAAACTCTATGATATAACCGGACGGTTGGTTAAAAATATTACTGATAATAATATTATGACATATGGTCATCATGAAACCGTTGCTGATCTTTCCGGTTTATCTGCAAACACCTATTTGTTGATGATTCAACTCGATGGGGAGGTGATAAGAAAGAAAATTGTCAAATATTAA
- a CDS encoding DMT family protein, producing the protein MQTIILLLISNSFMTYAWYGHLKNPNLKIWQAVLISWGVAFFEYCFMVPANRIGYKTFNAYQLKIIQEVITLTVFAGFAFFFLGERLRWNHAVSFIFILLAVFFIFKK; encoded by the coding sequence ATGCAAACGATTATTCTGCTGCTTATATCGAACTCATTCATGACGTATGCCTGGTACGGACATTTGAAAAATCCGAATTTAAAGATCTGGCAGGCTGTGCTCATCAGCTGGGGGGTGGCTTTTTTTGAATACTGTTTTATGGTCCCGGCCAACCGGATCGGCTATAAGACATTCAACGCCTATCAGCTGAAAATCATTCAGGAAGTCATCACGCTGACGGTTTTTGCAGGGTTTGCCTTTTTCTTCCTGGGTGAAAGGCTCCGGTGGAACCATGCCGTCAGTTTCATCTTTATTTTACTCGCCGTGTTTTTTATCTTCAAGAAGTGA